From the Niveibacterium microcysteis genome, the window GAAAGCGGTGACCGGCGCTGCGGCGCGCCGGGCAGGCGACTTCGGCGTTGCGCTTGCGGGGGCGAGCTGGATTGCGCAGTCCCGCAGGGCTTCGACAACGACACGTGAAGCACCCGACAGGCGGATCTTCTGACCGCCATGAATGAAGTGATCGCCGGGCATATCCGGGCTGGTGACCCAGATGCTGCCGTGGCTGACCTGCAGCGTCCAGCCGCCTGCTGCGTCAAGTGACAGCAGCTTCCCTTGCGCTAGATCAATTGCGCCGTGTGTTAGATTCACTTTCATCGTCACTTCTCCGTGCATACGCCAACTGTTGATTGATTATTGG encodes:
- a CDS encoding DUF2917 domain-containing protein, producing the protein MKVNLTHGAIDLAQGKLLSLDAAGGWTLQVSHGSIWVTSPDMPGDHFIHGGQKIRLSGASRVVVEALRDCAIQLAPASATPKSPARRAAAPVTAFNACAA